In Promicromonospora sp. Populi, one genomic interval encodes:
- a CDS encoding helix-turn-helix domain-containing protein: protein MRVVDLRFAEALRRLRTERGMSLRDLAKASFIGKSTVSELENGRMRHYSRSLLV, encoded by the coding sequence ATGCGCGTGGTCGACCTGAGATTTGCTGAGGCGTTGCGCCGGCTTCGGACCGAGCGCGGTATGTCGCTGCGCGATCTGGCGAAGGCGTCGTTCATCGGCAAGTCCACGGTGTCGGAGCTGGAGAACGGACGGATGCGTCACTACAGCCGAAGCCTCCTGGTCTAG
- a CDS encoding multidrug efflux SMR transporter gives MSWLFLIAAVLAEVTATMSLRASEGLRKKSWIPAITIGYVLAFVFLSMSLDQGMPLGIAYGVWAASGIALTAVLARVLFKEALTAIMVVGIGLIAAGVLVVELGAAASH, from the coding sequence ATGAGCTGGTTGTTCCTCATCGCCGCCGTTCTCGCCGAAGTCACCGCAACCATGTCTCTGCGCGCCTCCGAAGGCTTGCGGAAGAAGAGCTGGATCCCCGCCATCACCATCGGCTACGTCCTGGCCTTCGTGTTCCTGAGCATGTCACTTGACCAAGGCATGCCACTCGGAATCGCCTACGGCGTCTGGGCCGCCAGCGGCATCGCCCTCACGGCCGTCCTCGCTCGGGTGCTCTTCAAGGAAGCCCTCACCGCGATTATGGTCGTCGGAATCGGCCTGATTGCCGCCGGTGTTTTGGTCGTCGAGCTGGGCGCGGCGGCTAGCCACTGA
- a CDS encoding zf-HC2 domain-containing protein, with product MLSAGERRAAIAMLRSVLSSLASGKVAEPAAAPATPAAPAAPPPATAERPVRGRAVNQPECRSTRAALHDYLFGRLLPHRRRRLEKHLDGCTECIRSFIDVREESWALRELGQHLVANGHRGGRHRLTLRRYVLLATGARPAATRSTSRGR from the coding sequence GTGCTGAGCGCGGGGGAACGCCGGGCTGCCATCGCGATGCTCCGCTCGGTGCTGTCCAGCCTGGCCTCCGGCAAGGTTGCCGAACCCGCCGCCGCGCCCGCCACCCCAGCCGCACCCGCCGCCCCACCGCCCGCCACCGCGGAGCGCCCGGTCCGTGGCCGAGCCGTGAACCAGCCCGAGTGTCGATCCACCCGCGCCGCCCTGCACGACTACCTCTTTGGGCGCCTGCTCCCCCACCGCCGACGTCGCCTCGAGAAGCACCTGGACGGCTGCACCGAGTGCATCCGTTCGTTCATCGACGTCCGCGAGGAGTCCTGGGCGCTTCGCGAGCTGGGCCAGCACCTTGTCGCCAACGGCCACCGGGGCGGTCGACACCGCCTGACGCTGCGCCGCTACGTGCTGCTGGCTACGGGCGCGAGACCTGCAGCAACACGCTCGACCAGCCGCGGGCGCTGA
- a CDS encoding TetR/AcrR family transcriptional regulator: protein MRPSSRNAILDAALRLAGHESGSIDITFEATAKEARVTKGGVQYHFHTRDELVLAVLERAAGRFHDAMLSLLDKPFDQTSPAERVRAYVLAIAAGCLSRADLAVYAEALTNPALAEPWEMLMTPWLNLDDVTDAGLRARLRAAHLAADGLWAADVTGIFSPTDDREALIAELLALTETPREVGR from the coding sequence ATGAGGCCAAGCTCCCGAAACGCAATCCTGGACGCAGCCCTTCGCCTGGCCGGCCACGAGAGCGGCTCGATAGACATCACCTTCGAAGCGACCGCAAAGGAAGCACGAGTCACCAAGGGCGGGGTCCAGTACCACTTCCACACCCGCGACGAGCTGGTGCTGGCGGTTCTCGAGCGTGCCGCCGGGCGCTTCCACGACGCGATGCTGTCGCTGCTGGACAAGCCGTTCGACCAGACCAGCCCGGCCGAGCGCGTGCGTGCCTACGTGCTCGCGATCGCCGCGGGTTGCCTCAGCCGAGCCGACCTGGCGGTCTACGCCGAGGCGTTGACCAATCCGGCCCTGGCCGAACCCTGGGAAATGCTGATGACCCCCTGGCTGAACCTCGACGACGTCACCGACGCGGGGCTCAGAGCACGGCTGCGGGCGGCCCACCTGGCCGCCGACGGCCTGTGGGCGGCCGACGTGACAGGCATCTTCTCCCCGACCGATGACCGAGAAGCGCTGATCGCAGAGCTTCTCGCACTGACCGAGACTCCACGAGAGGTTGGCAGATGA
- a CDS encoding ABC transporter substrate-binding protein, translating into MIHNRSVRTRTRAAAATAVVALAALVAGCSGSSGEEDNGRFVVFSPQQTGSDLATNAYTEQVAEELDLDFEWQTTTYDSAAAAENRQVSLVGGDYPDAYLLIDWVDAFTRAELLRYGQQGVALPLNDLIAEHAPNITAAMEAEPEWAEALYAPDGNIYGISRWDECYHCSYPAKLWMNSTWLDELGLEQPTTTDEFRDVLRAFKNDDPNGNGEADEVPLSGSVDTSIIPYIMNAFTYAPIGGDGSPGPLALNGDQVVMQAVTDEWREGLEFINSLFDEDLVDAAAFSQNAEALLSLGNSSNGVVLGAGPGLHPGVIVTIDQEDGRDRQYDAVPPLTGPEGWSTTSGNSSVNPLSMFVLTNRATEEEQVKAIQMMDALYTDEGRLAAQWGPEGVAWEPASGDDEALDPELEPSFEALPYEDTQNLAWRSLAQYYNPAEFRNAQVVATDSYTLAGYERRLFDATEQYAPFAPEEDTVFPYYSLWPDLETSAELAEVQTNITSYITQANAEFATGQRDVTDDAEWDAYLSDLDGLGLARYLELWQELYDAA; encoded by the coding sequence GTGATTCACAACAGATCGGTTCGCACCAGGACAAGGGCAGCGGCCGCAACGGCCGTCGTCGCGCTCGCCGCACTCGTGGCCGGCTGCTCGGGGTCCTCCGGGGAAGAAGACAACGGACGGTTCGTCGTGTTCTCGCCGCAGCAGACGGGCAGCGACCTCGCCACCAACGCGTACACGGAGCAGGTCGCCGAGGAGCTCGACCTCGACTTCGAGTGGCAGACCACCACCTACGACAGCGCGGCAGCCGCCGAGAACCGGCAGGTGTCCCTGGTCGGCGGCGACTACCCCGACGCCTACCTGCTCATCGACTGGGTAGACGCCTTCACGCGCGCCGAGCTGCTCAGGTACGGGCAGCAGGGCGTCGCCTTGCCGCTCAACGACCTCATCGCCGAGCACGCCCCGAACATCACGGCGGCGATGGAGGCCGAGCCGGAGTGGGCGGAGGCGCTCTACGCACCCGACGGGAACATCTACGGCATCAGCCGCTGGGACGAGTGCTACCACTGCAGCTACCCGGCCAAGCTCTGGATGAACAGCACCTGGCTGGACGAGCTCGGCCTCGAGCAGCCGACCACGACCGACGAGTTCCGCGACGTGCTGCGCGCCTTCAAGAACGACGACCCCAACGGCAACGGCGAGGCCGACGAGGTGCCGCTGAGCGGCTCGGTGGACACCTCGATCATCCCGTACATCATGAACGCGTTCACCTATGCGCCGATCGGTGGGGACGGCTCGCCGGGGCCGCTCGCGCTGAACGGTGACCAGGTCGTGATGCAGGCGGTCACCGACGAGTGGCGCGAGGGGCTGGAGTTCATCAACTCGCTCTTCGACGAGGACCTCGTCGACGCCGCCGCGTTCAGCCAGAACGCCGAAGCGCTCCTGAGCCTGGGCAATAGCAGCAACGGCGTGGTCCTGGGCGCCGGCCCCGGCCTGCACCCCGGCGTCATCGTCACGATCGACCAGGAGGACGGGCGGGACCGGCAGTACGACGCCGTGCCGCCGCTGACCGGCCCCGAGGGTTGGAGCACGACCTCCGGCAACTCGAGTGTCAACCCCCTGTCGATGTTCGTCCTCACGAACAGGGCCACCGAGGAGGAGCAGGTGAAGGCGATCCAGATGATGGACGCCCTGTACACCGATGAGGGCAGGCTCGCGGCACAGTGGGGTCCTGAGGGCGTCGCCTGGGAGCCGGCCTCGGGCGACGACGAGGCCCTCGACCCCGAGCTCGAACCCAGCTTCGAGGCCTTGCCGTACGAGGACACGCAGAACCTCGCGTGGCGCTCGCTGGCCCAGTACTACAACCCGGCGGAGTTCCGTAACGCACAGGTTGTCGCCACGGACAGCTACACCCTCGCCGGTTACGAACGGCGCCTGTTCGACGCGACCGAGCAGTACGCCCCGTTCGCCCCCGAGGAGGACACCGTCTTCCCCTACTACAGCCTCTGGCCCGACCTGGAGACCTCGGCGGAACTTGCCGAGGTGCAGACCAACATCACCTCGTACATCACGCAGGCGAACGCCGAGTTCGCCACGGGCCAGCGGGACGTGACCGACGACGCCGAGTGGGACGCCTACCTGTCCGACCTCGACGGGCTCGGCCTCGCCCGGTACCTCGAGCTGTGGCAGGAGCTGTACGACGCAGCCTGA
- a CDS encoding BTAD domain-containing putative transcriptional regulator, which produces MQIRMFGPFEVRLDDGIAVDLPGTRLRTLLVALALNPGRVVPKATLVDWIWGEHPPAEAANALQRLVSRLRKVLPDGAVEGQAAGYRLLVEPDDVDAVRFERLVGRAHGQEVAVRVRLLREALVLWRGAAMQDVEQEDGAAFRAAVTRLERLRLTAIEDRLDAEVSLGHGGELVPELTDLVAEHPVRERLVATLIRALAAAGRDSEALLVFQRTRENLAGALGVDPSPELSALHVALLRGELRRQDESPRTNVRAELTSFVGRDAGVVMVRELVTEHRLTTLVGPGGAGKTRLATEAARSLVGDLPDGAWLIELAAVGTAGGAAGDAAGGAAGDVAQAALTGLGLRDALLGEAQNVEPTDRVVAAVREREMLLILDNCEHVIESVAKFADRVLGECPRLRILATSREPIGITGEALWHVLPLALPGPDAGPAEIESAAAVRLLRDRAHAIRQDLAVDAGALATMARICRALDGMPLAIELAAARLRTMSLDQLAGGLDDRFRLLTGGSRTALPRHRTLRAMVDWSWELLSDAERTVLRRLSVFWGGASLEAAERVCVGDAVEQDQVLDLLTALTEKSLLVADGDGAPRYRLLGTIKEYATGRLAEAGESELARQAHLAWFTDLAETADPHLRRAEQVDWLAILDAEHDNIRAAMRGALAAGEASAAMRLAAYTGWYWWLSGQRGEGLELITAATELPGEVPDEIQAMVYGLVVHFMVSGLGDVNLVPDWIHRAYRHVERGPSGHPLLGFIVPLERMLTAPDEVASAWESLLEHEDPWARALTRLQLGKMRIMTGQDAQEADRYLEAALAEFRPLGERFGISFALSELAERLALRGELADACEHYEQAIAAVTAVGAADDVIRMRSRQAQLRWLLGDEEASVAAMAEAERCAEQVTWPGSLAILALAQAELARWRGYPEEATRHLSAATAWFGDTAEQPNIRALLDDLLGYLADDLDQARAHHDAACRLAAQTGQAPLTAQVLVGVADLALRRDRPEQAAQLLAASIAVRGLADQSRPDTARIEREARSRLGGEGFAAAARAGAGTSWDELVEVALTR; this is translated from the coding sequence GTGCAGATCCGCATGTTCGGACCGTTCGAGGTCCGGCTCGACGACGGCATCGCCGTCGACCTCCCGGGCACGCGGCTGCGTACGCTGCTTGTCGCCCTTGCGCTGAACCCGGGCCGGGTGGTCCCGAAGGCGACGCTGGTCGACTGGATCTGGGGTGAGCACCCGCCCGCTGAGGCGGCGAACGCCCTGCAGCGCCTGGTGTCCCGGCTGCGGAAGGTGCTGCCGGACGGCGCGGTCGAGGGCCAGGCGGCCGGCTACCGGCTGCTGGTGGAGCCCGACGACGTCGACGCCGTGCGGTTCGAGCGTCTGGTCGGCCGGGCGCACGGCCAGGAGGTGGCCGTGCGGGTCCGGCTGCTGCGCGAGGCTCTCGTGCTGTGGCGGGGCGCGGCCATGCAGGACGTCGAGCAGGAGGACGGCGCGGCGTTCCGGGCGGCGGTCACCCGGCTGGAGCGGCTGCGCCTGACCGCCATCGAGGACCGGCTAGACGCCGAGGTCAGCCTCGGGCACGGCGGCGAGCTGGTCCCGGAGCTGACCGATCTGGTGGCCGAGCACCCGGTGCGCGAGCGCCTCGTCGCCACGCTGATACGCGCCCTGGCAGCGGCCGGGCGCGACTCCGAGGCGCTGCTCGTGTTCCAGCGCACCAGGGAGAACCTCGCCGGTGCGCTCGGCGTCGACCCCTCCCCCGAGCTGTCCGCCCTGCACGTGGCGCTGCTGCGCGGCGAGCTGCGCAGGCAGGACGAGAGCCCGCGGACCAACGTCCGGGCCGAGCTGACCAGCTTTGTCGGCCGGGACGCCGGCGTCGTGATGGTGCGCGAGCTGGTCACCGAGCACCGGCTGACCACCCTCGTCGGCCCGGGCGGGGCCGGCAAGACCAGGCTGGCCACGGAGGCCGCCCGCTCACTGGTCGGTGACCTGCCGGACGGCGCCTGGCTGATCGAGCTGGCGGCCGTCGGCACAGCGGGAGGCGCAGCGGGGGACGCAGCGGGGGGCGCAGCGGGCGACGTGGCACAGGCGGCGCTCACCGGGCTCGGGCTGCGGGACGCACTGCTGGGCGAGGCGCAGAACGTCGAGCCGACGGACCGGGTGGTCGCCGCCGTCCGCGAGCGCGAGATGCTCCTGATCCTGGACAACTGCGAGCACGTGATCGAGTCGGTGGCGAAGTTCGCCGACCGGGTGCTCGGCGAGTGCCCCCGGCTGCGCATCCTGGCCACGAGCCGGGAGCCGATCGGCATCACCGGTGAGGCGCTGTGGCACGTCCTGCCCCTGGCCCTGCCGGGTCCGGACGCCGGCCCGGCCGAGATCGAGTCGGCGGCGGCCGTCCGGCTGCTGCGCGACCGCGCGCACGCGATCCGCCAGGACCTGGCAGTCGACGCCGGTGCGCTGGCGACGATGGCGCGGATCTGCCGGGCGCTGGACGGGATGCCGCTGGCCATCGAGCTGGCCGCCGCCAGATTGCGCACCATGTCCCTCGACCAGCTCGCTGGCGGGCTCGACGACCGGTTCCGGCTGCTCACCGGCGGCAGCCGCACGGCGCTCCCCCGGCACCGCACGCTGCGGGCCATGGTCGACTGGAGCTGGGAGCTGCTCAGCGACGCCGAACGAACGGTCCTGCGCCGCCTCTCGGTGTTCTGGGGCGGGGCGAGCCTGGAAGCGGCCGAACGGGTCTGCGTGGGTGACGCCGTCGAGCAGGACCAGGTGCTCGACCTGCTCACCGCCCTGACCGAGAAGTCGCTCCTGGTCGCCGACGGCGACGGCGCGCCGCGCTACCGGCTGCTCGGCACCATCAAGGAGTACGCCACCGGTCGCCTGGCGGAGGCGGGCGAGTCGGAGCTGGCCCGCCAGGCGCACCTGGCCTGGTTCACCGACCTCGCCGAGACCGCGGACCCGCACCTGCGTCGTGCCGAGCAGGTGGACTGGCTCGCGATCCTCGACGCCGAGCACGACAACATCCGTGCGGCGATGCGCGGGGCGCTCGCGGCCGGCGAGGCGTCGGCGGCGATGCGGCTCGCGGCGTACACGGGCTGGTACTGGTGGCTCAGCGGGCAGCGGGGCGAGGGCTTGGAGCTGATCACCGCGGCCACCGAGCTGCCTGGCGAAGTGCCCGACGAGATCCAGGCAATGGTGTACGGGCTCGTTGTGCACTTCATGGTCTCCGGGCTGGGCGACGTGAACCTGGTGCCGGACTGGATCCACCGGGCGTACCGGCACGTCGAACGCGGACCGAGCGGGCACCCGCTCCTCGGCTTCATCGTCCCGCTCGAACGCATGCTCACGGCGCCGGACGAAGTTGCGTCCGCGTGGGAGTCGCTGCTGGAACACGAGGACCCCTGGGCGCGCGCACTGACCCGGCTGCAGCTCGGCAAGATGCGGATCATGACCGGCCAGGACGCACAGGAGGCAGACCGGTATCTCGAGGCGGCGCTCGCCGAGTTCCGGCCACTGGGCGAACGGTTCGGGATCTCGTTCGCTCTGTCCGAGCTCGCGGAGCGCCTGGCCCTGCGCGGCGAGCTCGCCGACGCGTGTGAGCACTACGAGCAGGCGATCGCGGCGGTCACCGCGGTCGGTGCCGCGGACGACGTCATCCGCATGCGGTCCCGACAGGCGCAGCTGCGGTGGCTGCTGGGCGACGAAGAGGCGAGCGTGGCCGCCATGGCCGAGGCCGAGCGGTGCGCCGAGCAGGTCACCTGGCCGGGTTCGCTGGCCATCCTGGCCCTCGCGCAGGCGGAGCTCGCGCGCTGGCGGGGTTACCCGGAAGAGGCCACCCGGCACCTCAGCGCGGCTACGGCCTGGTTCGGCGACACCGCCGAGCAGCCGAACATCCGCGCGCTGCTGGACGACCTCTTGGGCTACCTGGCCGACGACCTCGACCAGGCCCGCGCCCACCACGACGCGGCCTGCCGGTTGGCGGCACAGACAGGGCAGGCGCCCCTGACCGCGCAGGTGCTCGTCGGGGTGGCGGACCTGGCGCTGCGCCGCGACCGGCCCGAGCAGGCCGCGCAGCTGCTCGCGGCGAGCATCGCCGTGCGCGGACTGGCGGACCAGTCCCGCCCGGACACCGCCCGGATCGAGCGGGAGGCACGCAGCCGCCTCGGCGGGGAGGGGTTCGCCGCGGCGGCCCGAGCGGGCGCGGGGACCAGTTGGGACGAGCTGGTCGAGGTCGCGCTCACCCGGTGA
- a CDS encoding carbohydrate ABC transporter permease: MSAPVPGVGTIAATFDDDVAPITRVRRRMPETGSDRTFLFIVYAVLIAFLLAVVLPLLNIVASSLSDPVAVSAGEVLFWPVDFTLRGYETALSNPEVIRGFLNSVFYTVVGTVVSVAGTVAIAYPLSRSGLFGRGVITGGIVFTMLFSGGVIPTYLVVQELGLLDTRGALILPQAIGVWQVIIAMVFFRTAVPDELYEAAQLDGASELRILWTMVLPLAKPLIAVIALMYAIGQWNAYFDALLYLRDESLQPLQLVLRNILILNDQGSGNVADQVQRQTMANLLKYSLVVISTIPMMIAYPFVAKYFTKGLLVGAVKG; the protein is encoded by the coding sequence GTGAGCGCCCCTGTGCCTGGCGTCGGTACGATCGCCGCCACCTTCGACGACGACGTAGCCCCCATCACCCGCGTGCGCCGGCGCATGCCGGAGACCGGGAGCGACCGCACCTTCCTGTTCATCGTCTACGCCGTGCTCATCGCGTTCCTGCTGGCCGTCGTGCTGCCGCTCCTGAACATCGTGGCGAGCTCGCTCAGCGATCCCGTCGCCGTCTCCGCGGGCGAGGTGCTGTTCTGGCCGGTGGACTTCACGCTCCGCGGTTACGAGACGGCGCTGAGCAATCCCGAGGTCATCAGGGGCTTCCTGAACTCGGTGTTCTACACCGTGGTGGGCACCGTCGTCAGCGTGGCCGGCACCGTGGCGATCGCGTACCCCCTGTCCCGGTCCGGGCTGTTCGGCCGCGGGGTCATCACGGGCGGCATCGTCTTCACCATGCTGTTCAGCGGCGGTGTGATCCCGACCTACCTCGTGGTGCAGGAGCTCGGCCTGCTCGACACCCGGGGCGCGCTGATCCTGCCGCAGGCCATCGGCGTCTGGCAGGTCATCATCGCGATGGTCTTCTTCCGCACGGCGGTACCGGACGAGCTCTACGAGGCGGCGCAGCTCGACGGCGCCAGCGAGCTGCGGATCCTGTGGACCATGGTCCTGCCGCTGGCCAAGCCCCTGATCGCCGTCATCGCGCTGATGTACGCGATCGGCCAGTGGAACGCGTACTTCGACGCGCTCCTGTACCTGCGCGACGAGTCGCTGCAACCACTGCAGCTCGTGCTGCGCAACATCCTGATCCTCAACGACCAGGGCAGCGGCAACGTAGCCGACCAGGTGCAACGCCAGACCATGGCCAACCTCCTCAAGTACTCGCTTGTCGTGATCTCGACCATCCCGATGATGATCGCCTACCCGTTCGTCGCGAAGTACTTCACGAAAGGGCTCCTGGTCGGCGCGGTCAAGGGCTGA
- a CDS encoding ABC transporter permease yields MLLPIAWFIVFKYVPMANAIIAFKSYNVVDGIWASPWVGFDNFTALFSNPVFPRLVGNTFLLAGYTLLASFPLPIILALALNEVRNRFFKRTVQMVTYAPYFISTVVVVSMTILLLSPQVGLLGRTISAFGMGQVDLLGDADFFRHIYVASDVWTTTGYSAVIYLAALASVDTTLYEAARVDGANRLQKIWHIDLPAIRPTAVIILVLGVGNIMAIGFEKAFLLQNPLNLSTSEIIATYVYKTGLLNANFSVATTVGLFNAVLNLALLLGVNAIAKRLTGSGLW; encoded by the coding sequence ATGCTCCTGCCCATCGCCTGGTTCATCGTGTTCAAGTACGTGCCGATGGCCAACGCGATCATCGCGTTCAAGTCGTACAACGTGGTCGACGGCATCTGGGCGAGCCCGTGGGTCGGCTTCGACAACTTCACGGCACTGTTCAGCAACCCCGTGTTCCCGAGGCTCGTCGGCAACACGTTCCTGCTCGCCGGCTACACCCTCCTGGCGAGCTTCCCCCTGCCGATCATCCTCGCGCTGGCCCTCAACGAGGTGCGCAACCGGTTCTTCAAGCGCACCGTCCAGATGGTCACCTACGCCCCGTACTTCATCTCGACGGTCGTCGTCGTCTCCATGACGATCCTGCTCCTGTCTCCCCAGGTGGGCCTGCTCGGGCGGACGATCAGCGCGTTCGGCATGGGCCAGGTCGACCTGCTCGGCGACGCGGACTTCTTCCGCCACATCTACGTCGCGTCCGACGTCTGGACGACGACCGGCTACTCCGCGGTCATCTATCTCGCGGCGCTCGCGAGCGTGGACACCACGCTCTACGAGGCGGCGCGGGTCGACGGCGCGAACCGGCTGCAGAAGATCTGGCACATCGACCTGCCGGCCATCCGGCCCACCGCGGTGATCATCCTCGTCCTGGGTGTCGGCAACATCATGGCGATCGGGTTCGAGAAGGCCTTCCTCCTGCAGAACCCGCTCAACCTCTCGACGTCCGAGATCATCGCGACCTACGTGTACAAGACCGGCCTGCTCAACGCGAACTTCAGCGTCGCCACGACCGTCGGCCTGTTCAACGCGGTCCTCAACCTCGCGCTCCTGCTGGGCGTCAACGCCATAGCGAAGCGCCTGACAGGAAGTGGTCTCTGGTGA
- a CDS encoding multidrug efflux SMR transporter — MKKWLALAGAIGTEVTATLSLKAALDHPAWYLLVVVGYAASFVLLSTGLRLGMKIGIAYGIWGAGGVTLTALLSAVFFAEPLTALMGLGIVLIVAGVLVVELGAQHAQQNNTEVSA; from the coding sequence ATGAAGAAATGGCTCGCGTTGGCAGGCGCGATCGGAACCGAGGTCACGGCGACCTTGTCGCTCAAAGCCGCACTCGACCATCCAGCCTGGTACCTGCTGGTGGTCGTCGGCTACGCCGCCTCGTTCGTCCTGCTCTCGACCGGCCTGCGGCTCGGCATGAAGATCGGGATCGCCTACGGCATCTGGGGGGCCGGCGGCGTCACCCTCACCGCCCTGCTCTCGGCCGTCTTCTTCGCCGAACCCCTCACCGCGCTGATGGGACTCGGCATCGTCCTCATCGTCGCCGGTGTCCTGGTCGTCGAGCTCGGCGCCCAGCACGCTCAGCAGAACAACACGGAGGTCAGCGCATGA
- a CDS encoding ribokinase, whose amino-acid sequence MTRVAVVGSVNLDLVVSVDRLPAPGETVLGHDVEYRPGGKGANQAVAATRYGADVGLFAAIGTDGFGDQLRTALAGHGLPTSFITVDETRPSGVALIQVDSRGENSITVAPGANAGLSDDDLAALPAYLEGADWLLVQLEVPLATALGAARVAHRAGVPVATNASPLPSGPTPELTSLLALTDLLIVNETEAQALIGANADKVASPGADWVGTARALLALGPRTAVVTLGPEGAVAVTADAVAHLPAFPVEAVDTTGAGDAFCGALIVELADGAALAEALRRACAAGALATTRVGAQDAAPTRSEVDAMLALDTKASTD is encoded by the coding sequence GTGACCCGGGTGGCCGTCGTGGGGAGCGTCAACCTCGACCTCGTCGTGAGTGTCGACCGGCTGCCCGCGCCCGGCGAAACAGTTCTCGGCCACGACGTCGAGTACCGCCCCGGCGGCAAGGGCGCCAACCAGGCTGTGGCCGCCACCCGGTACGGCGCCGACGTCGGCCTGTTCGCCGCGATCGGAACCGACGGGTTCGGCGACCAGCTGCGGACAGCGCTGGCCGGCCACGGGCTGCCGACGTCGTTCATCACGGTCGACGAAACGCGGCCGAGCGGCGTCGCACTGATCCAGGTTGACTCCCGCGGGGAGAACTCGATCACAGTCGCTCCAGGCGCCAACGCAGGGTTGTCCGACGACGACCTGGCGGCGCTGCCCGCCTACCTAGAAGGTGCCGACTGGCTGCTCGTGCAGCTGGAGGTACCGCTGGCCACGGCGCTCGGTGCGGCCCGGGTCGCGCACCGGGCCGGGGTGCCCGTCGCGACCAACGCCTCACCGCTGCCGTCCGGGCCGACGCCCGAGCTGACGTCGCTGCTGGCGCTCACGGACCTGCTGATCGTCAACGAGACCGAGGCGCAGGCCCTCATCGGTGCGAATGCCGACAAGGTTGCAAGCCCCGGCGCGGACTGGGTGGGGACCGCCCGGGCCCTGCTCGCGCTCGGGCCGCGCACCGCCGTCGTGACGCTCGGCCCCGAGGGCGCCGTCGCGGTCACGGCGGACGCCGTTGCGCACCTGCCCGCCTTTCCCGTCGAAGCCGTCGACACGACTGGCGCAGGTGACGCGTTCTGCGGGGCCTTGATCGTCGAGCTCGCCGACGGCGCAGCGCTGGCCGAGGCGCTGCGCCGTGCCTGCGCCGCCGGCGCGCTCGCGACCACGCGGGTCGGCGCCCAGGATGCGGCCCCCACCCGGTCCGAGGTCGACGCCATGCTCGCCTTGGACACCAAAGCCTCCACGGACTAG
- a CDS encoding CPBP family glutamic-type intramembrane protease translates to MENTQRPTAPAEATRPENRPNRVVELLLADRHSLPLSIALHLVPGVLIVAVYLLLVQPLMRAINYPSLLGWAIALAIVLFPILFGLLWLGRKRTGRYSLRPVLGYLDKPVPRGRLVAIVAVLIVWFLGVSTALTVVDNAVYEAFFTWLPFDGAGGSATTYLDGYSRTVMLITLLICLPFTGFALPLIEEYYFRGFLMPRLAHLGGWAPVLSAVLFSLYHLWSPWVFLSRVIFFLPGPWLVWKLKDIRLSIGMHVGTTLLLATLGPIAVILGVI, encoded by the coding sequence ATGGAGAACACACAGCGGCCCACCGCCCCGGCGGAAGCCACTCGACCAGAGAATCGACCGAACCGGGTCGTCGAGCTGCTGCTCGCCGACCGCCACTCCCTGCCCCTGTCCATCGCGCTGCACCTCGTGCCCGGCGTCCTGATCGTCGCCGTCTACCTGCTCCTTGTGCAGCCCCTCATGCGGGCGATCAACTACCCGTCCTTGCTGGGCTGGGCGATCGCCCTGGCGATCGTGCTCTTCCCGATCCTGTTCGGCCTGCTCTGGCTGGGCCGCAAGCGCACCGGCCGCTACTCGTTGCGCCCCGTGCTGGGCTACCTGGACAAGCCAGTGCCGCGCGGCAGGCTCGTCGCCATCGTTGCCGTTCTCATCGTGTGGTTCCTCGGTGTGTCCACCGCCCTCACGGTCGTTGACAACGCCGTCTACGAGGCCTTCTTCACGTGGCTCCCGTTTGATGGCGCCGGCGGCAGCGCCACCACCTACCTCGACGGGTACAGCCGCACGGTCATGCTCATCACCCTGCTGATCTGCCTCCCGTTCACCGGGTTCGCGCTGCCGCTCATCGAGGAGTACTACTTCCGCGGGTTCCTGATGCCCCGCCTCGCCCACCTGGGCGGCTGGGCGCCGGTGCTCAGCGCTGTCCTCTTCTCGCTCTACCACCTCTGGTCGCCGTGGGTGTTCCTGTCCCGCGTGATCTTCTTCCTCCCCGGGCCCTGGCTCGTCTGGAAGCTGAAGGACATCCGGCTGTCGATCGGGATGCACGTCGGCACCACCCTGCTGTTGGCGACGCTCGGTCCCATCGCCGTGATCCTCGGTGTCATCTGA